ACAAAACGTGGTATTCCTTTATTGATCTTAAAATTATCGTTACATTTATCACAAGAGATTAAACCCTCTATAATTTCACTATCTTTTTTCTTTTTAATTTTTACATGAATAGAATTCCTACATGTGGGACAAACAAGAAAATCAAGTAGTCTTTGTTTCAAAACTAATTAGATTTCAGATGTGTTAAATAAAAACTAATAATTTTTGTTTTACTCATTATTGCTAATCTGTGTATAAATCAAGATATTTTGGAAGTAGTACCTCCCACGAAAAAAATTTGTTTATGAAATCATTTGCGTTTTGTATTAGTTTTTTCTGTAATTCCTCATCATCTAATAGTGAGTTTATTGCATCTAGCATTTTAGATGGATTTTCAGAAGGAATTAAAATTCCTGTTTCATGATCGATAACAATTTCAGATACTCCTCCTACATTTGTTGCTATCACCGGAATTTTTAGATAAAAAGCTTCTTTGATTACCTGGGGAATACTTTCCATCCTAGATGGAACAACAAGTAGATTCGATGATTTTAAAATTTCCATAGTTTTTTTCCATGGTAGATCAGTACAATAAACAACATTACCGTTAATTTTATGTTCTATTTTTTTTAAAACATCAATTCCTTTTTCATAGCTATCACGACCTATGTAGACTACTTGATTTTTCTTTTTTTCAATTTTAGTGAAATTACTAAATTTTTTTGTATCTAACGGTGCAGGTAAATAAATAAAATCAACATTAATTTTTTCTTTATAATATTTTTGAATAGTTTTTGAATCAGTAGTTAATTTATCTGAAATTTTAAACGCCTTCAGCTCCGCTTTACTAGCTAGATATCCAGTAGTTTTAGAGTGTAACATTTCTATTTGCTCAGAATATGCTCCGTGTACTGAAAGAATTTTTTTGTTAGAATTTACATATTTCATTACGAATGCAGATGGTATATTCCATGCATGAACAACATCATATTTTTCTTGATTTATTAATGATTTTAAAATTCCAAAAATTGTAAAAGATGGATTTTTTAGTTTTTTGATTGGAATGTGTGGTATTTTCATTAATTTTACATCATGACCTTGTTCACGTAATTTTTCAGCAACTCGGAATGCATGGCCTCCAATTCCACCTTCATATCTGGGAGAAATATACAGAATTTTCACAAAAAAAAATTAGTTGTAGACTTTTTAAGGTCTTGTATTAAAAATC
The nucleotide sequence above comes from Nitrosopumilus sp.. Encoded proteins:
- a CDS encoding glycosyltransferase family 4 protein → MKILYISPRYEGGIGGHAFRVAEKLREQGHDVKLMKIPHIPIKKLKNPSFTIFGILKSLINQEKYDVVHAWNIPSAFVMKYVNSNKKILSVHGAYSEQIEMLHSKTTGYLASKAELKAFKISDKLTTDSKTIQKYYKEKINVDFIYLPAPLDTKKFSNFTKIEKKKNQVVYIGRDSYEKGIDVLKKIEHKINGNVVYCTDLPWKKTMEILKSSNLLVVPSRMESIPQVIKEAFYLKIPVIATNVGGVSEIVIDHETGILIPSENPSKMLDAINSLLDDEELQKKLIQNANDFINKFFSWEVLLPKYLDLYTD